A DNA window from Ornithodoros turicata isolate Travis chromosome 10, ASM3712646v1, whole genome shotgun sequence contains the following coding sequences:
- the LOC135371224 gene encoding protein sidekick-1-like translates to MMFCKLCLYLFLNLFVLSDVFMEASYHIIERLPSVIEGDIGSRLTLHCNVTSRQQIPRRIVWKKDGKILGPDLSWTLYEHRGVLVSHSLLESDAGNYTCCLDNQQLHVDKYSAQLVIKTPPARLSNVTVHPSTVVATVRWHVTKDGGYPISHFTLLYQATDYFGNTSEIHHHVHLPVHISPAARQFFVYHLQPATPYMFRMWATNKLGPGEATTVFASTSKPIDPTEVVQKMFSADEDFSSTAWMVAVSMVMGTILILSCLSCLLIYKEGHHDELSDDMEEESNVPHIIANPGFEVDLEESYLLDHPDLNDNNERAIRTNNNSVVRPSHI, encoded by the exons ATGATGTTTTGCAAACTTTGCTTGTATCTCTTTCTAAACTTATTCGTTCTTTCCGATGTGTTCATGGAAG CATCGTACCACATTATCGAAAGACTCCCATCTGTAATTGAAGGAGACATAGGTTCCAGACTGACCCTCCACTGCAACGTAACAAGCCGTCAGCAAATACCCAGGAGGATTGTGTGGAAAAAAGACGGGAAGATCTTGGGGCCGGACCTCAGTTGGACGCTTTACGAGCATCGGGGTGTGCTCGTGTCGCATTCGTTACTCGAATCGGATGCTGGAAATTACACGTGTTGTCTCGACAATCAGCAGTTACACGTCGACAAGTACAGCGCCCAGCTAGTGATCAAGA CACCACCAGCCAGGCTAAGCAACGTGACTGTGCACCCATCGACTGTGGTTGCAACTGTGCGTTGGCACGTCACAAAAGACGGTGGCTACCCAATCTCGCATTTCACACTCCTGTACCAGGCAACGGATTACTTTGGAAACACTTCAGAGATTCATCATCACGTCCATCTTCCAGTCCACATAAGCCCCGCAGCG AGGCAGTTCTTTGTATATCACCTGCAGCCAGCTACCCCATATATGTTCCGAATGTGGGCCACAAACAAACTAGGTCCCGGAGAGGCGACCACGGTATTTGCTTCTACCTCAAAGCCTATTGACCCCACAG AAGTGGTGCAGAAGATGTTCTCAGCGGATGAGGACTTCAGCTCAACAGCTTGGATGGTTGCAGTTTCCATGGTGATGGGCACCATACTCATCTTATCCTGCCTCAGTTGTCTCCTCATTTATAAAGAAGGACATCACG ATGAACTTTCGGACGACATGGAAGAGGAGTCCAACGTGCCACACATCATCGCAAACCCAGGTTTTGAAGTGGACCTGGAGGAAAGCTATCTACTAGACCATCCCGATCTCAATGACAACAACGAGAGAGCAATCCGGACCAACAACAATTCTGTGGTGCGGCCATCCCACATCTGA
- the LOC135371222 gene encoding probable peptidoglycan muropeptide transporter SLC46: MEGGLYDEAGDMLESYVRRSCTSRMARYRRRFREFFAPHGLHGTVRNLTSVTGDIESEGEHTDTDNRSRCKKVLDFVVGLKLEAFFFFYTLAYTVQYAASANLMEAKACYLILNKTEEICKDLEHHDKEMNEVRNVSNLYMLYVSLVGFLPGALVTLLVGSWCDAYGRFKVPMCVSILGVMMKVSGNLVTAVYAEAPVYYNMISAIPEGIFGGLPAVLMSSYVLTAASCPPDKRTTKFFLIQIAFILAFPMGQLVSALTYQKSGLVPLFAASLGLFAFSLLWTVLVIKDVSYPEERSPGSPGAQSGSSRPKITRGTFLQLLTRRHFFGSLRAVLARSTDVDRFRVPLLVLSVFLLVLNSQTSFISYFYARSKFQWTFSKYVIISSAFSLASVVVITALLLLFLRWMPANQEYGLAMIGLAGVGFQNALHAASGSVGQPLFLLGHGFGMLSNIAPACVRAHVSKLLPEDEHGRVFSVMATCEALAPLLGRFVLWHLFGVSKHFFAGLSFVMSFVLVLVPLAVLIYFWRKRNMEYHVVAEDCHADEGRT; encoded by the coding sequence ATGGAGGGCGGACTGTACGATGAAGCAGGCGATATGCTGGAGAGCTACGTTCGACGCTCCTGCACTTCACGAATGGCTCGCTACAGAAGGAGGTTCCGCGAATTCTTTGCTCCCCACGGGCTCCACGGAACTGTCCGTAACCTGACCAGCGTTACAGGGGACATCGAGAGTGAAGGAGAACACACTGACACTGACAACCGGTCACGTTGCAAGAAAGTGTTGGACTTTGTAGTTGGTCTCAAATTAgaagctttctttttcttctacaCTTTGGCATACACAGTGCAGTATGCCGCAAGTGCAAACCTTATGGAAGCAAAAGCGTGTTATCTCATTTTAAACAAAACAGAGGAGATATGCAAGGATTTAGAACACCACGACAAAGAAATGAACGAGGTCCGCAACGTGTCTAATTTGTACATGCTCTATGTGTCGCTTGTCGGGTTCTTACCCGGTGCTCTCGTCACTCTTCTCGTGGGCAGCTGGTGCGATGCTTACGGCCGTTTTAAAGTTCCGATGTGCGTTTCCATCTTGGGAGTGATGATGAAAGTCTCCGGAAACCTCGTCACGGCTGTTTACGCGGAGGCTCCGGTGTACTACAACATGATCAGCGCTATACCCGAAGGCATCTTCGGCGGCCTCCCGGCTGTCTTGATGTCGTCGTATGTCTTGACGGCTGCTTCGTGCCCTCCGGACAAAAGAACGACAAAGTTTTTTCTCATACAAATCGCATTTATATTGGCATTCCCTATGGGGCAGCTGGTCAGTGCATTGACATACCAGAAATCTGGTTTGGTCCCTCTGTTTGCAGCATCGTTGGGTCTTTTTGCCTTTTCGTTGCTCTGGACTGTGCTCGTGATCAAGGATGTGTCGTACCCCGAAGAAAGATCGCCAGGCTCTCCTGGAGCGCAAAGCGGAAGCTCACGGCCTAAAATCACTCGGGGAACGTTTCTGCAGCTCCTCACCAGGCGTCACTTCTTTGGCAGCTTGCGTGCCGTCCTCGCAAGAAGCACTGACGTCGATAGGTTCCGCGTTCCTCTACTCGTACTATCCGTTTTCCTCCTGGTGCTAAACAGCCAGACGTCTTTCATCAGCTACTTCTACGCCAGGTCAAAGTTCCAGTGGACCTTCTCGAAGTACGTAATCATTTCTTCCGCGTTTTCTCTGGCCAGCGTCGTCGTTATCACAGCTCTGCTGTTGCTGTTCTTGCGATGGATGCCTGCAAATCAGGAATACGGTCTCGCCATGATAGGACTAGCAGGGGTGGGCTTCCAGAACGCCCTGCATGCCGCTTCTGGTTCGGTGGGCCAGCCTCTCTTCCTCCTGGGCCACGGCTTCGGCATGCTGAGCAACATAGCTCCCGCGTGCGTCAGAGCGCACGTGTCAAAATTGTTGCCCGAGGACGAGCACGGTAGAGTGTTCTCCGTGATGGCAACCTGCGAGGCACTGGCGCCTTTGCTTGGGAGGTTTGTCCTGTGGCACCTGTTTGGCGTTTCGAAGCACTTTTTTGCGGGGCTGTCTTTCGTGATGTCGTTTGTACTGGTTCTCGTGCCGCTCGCTGTTCTGATTTATTTCTGGCGTAAAAGGAACATGGAGTATCACGTTGTGGCGGAAGATTGTCACGCCGATGAAGGAAGAACGTAA